Proteins co-encoded in one Salvia splendens isolate huo1 chromosome 4, SspV2, whole genome shotgun sequence genomic window:
- the LOC121799517 gene encoding vesicle-associated protein 1-3-like isoform X1 has protein sequence MTMGELLRIQPSELKFPFEVRKQSSCAMQLANKTDQYVAFKVKTTNPKRYCVRPNVGVVLPYSMCNITVTMQAHKEVPADMQCRDKFLVQSVIVPYGTTNKDISQEMFNRENEKFVDEFKLRVIYIPANPPSPVPEEEEEEEGSSPGTSSALEEIKKSSLSEPEQSAVLKLKDEKDFVNIQNDKLIEELESMRKQTGQARIGSIFVLLVGLVLGILIGYFLRIEVPTLQ, from the exons ATGACAATGGGAGAGCTTCTCCGCATTCAGCCTTCAGAGCTCAAATTCCCAT TTGAAGTGAGGAAGCAGAGTTCATGTGCTATGCAGTTGGCTAATAAGACAGATCAGTATGTGGCGTTTAAG GTTAAGACAACCAATCCAAAGAGGTATTGTGTTCGGCCGAATGTTGGCGTTGTTTTGCCCTATTCAATGTGCAATATCACAG TCACTATGCAAGCACACAAGGAGGTTCCCGCTGATATGCAATGTAGGGATAAGTTTCTGGTTCAGAGCGTTATTGTTCCATATGGCACAACGAATAAGGATATAAGCCAGGAAATG TTCAACAGGGAGAATGAGAAGTTTGTGGATGAGTTCAAATTAAGGGTCATTTACATTCCCGCAAACCCTCCATCCCCAGTacctgaagaagaagaagaagaagaagggagtTCGCCTGGAACATCTTCAGCTttggaagaaattaagaaatCTTCACTTTCTGAACCT GAACAGTCTGCTGTCTTGAAGTTGAAAGATGAGAAAGATTTTGTCAATATACAAAATGATAAGCTCATCGAAGAATTG GAATCCATGAGGAAACAAACTGGACAAGCGCGTATTGGATCCATTTTTGTGCTTTTAGTTGGCCTAGTCCTCGGAATATTGATCGGATACTTTCTCAGGATAGAAGTGCCTACGTTGCAGTAA
- the LOC121799517 gene encoding vesicle-associated protein 1-3-like isoform X2, translated as MTMGELLRIQPSELKFPFEVRKQSSCAMQLANKTDQYVAFKVKTTNPKRYCVRPNVGVVLPYSMCNITVTMQAHKEVPADMQCRDKFLVQSVIVPYGTTNKDISQEMFNRENEKFVDEFKLRVIYIPANPPSPVPEEEEEEEGSSPGTSSALEEIKKSSLSEPEQSAVLKLKDEKDFVNIQNDKLIEELVCFGLCALHMWNP; from the exons ATGACAATGGGAGAGCTTCTCCGCATTCAGCCTTCAGAGCTCAAATTCCCAT TTGAAGTGAGGAAGCAGAGTTCATGTGCTATGCAGTTGGCTAATAAGACAGATCAGTATGTGGCGTTTAAG GTTAAGACAACCAATCCAAAGAGGTATTGTGTTCGGCCGAATGTTGGCGTTGTTTTGCCCTATTCAATGTGCAATATCACAG TCACTATGCAAGCACACAAGGAGGTTCCCGCTGATATGCAATGTAGGGATAAGTTTCTGGTTCAGAGCGTTATTGTTCCATATGGCACAACGAATAAGGATATAAGCCAGGAAATG TTCAACAGGGAGAATGAGAAGTTTGTGGATGAGTTCAAATTAAGGGTCATTTACATTCCCGCAAACCCTCCATCCCCAGTacctgaagaagaagaagaagaagaagggagtTCGCCTGGAACATCTTCAGCTttggaagaaattaagaaatCTTCACTTTCTGAACCT GAACAGTCTGCTGTCTTGAAGTTGAAAGATGAGAAAGATTTTGTCAATATACAAAATGATAAGCTCATCGAAGAATTGGTATGCTTTGGTCTATGTGCACTGCATATGTG GAATCCATGA
- the LOC121797633 gene encoding axial regulator YABBY 3-like codes for MSSSSAAFVPQHHHHLPPSEKLCYVHCTYCNTVLAVGVPCTSLFKTVTVRCGNCSNLLSVTVDMRSLLLPPPSNHLHLAHSFFPPQNLLEEIRSSPSALLPNHNEPFFPIHDLPKPPVANRPPEKRQRVPSAYNRFIKDEIQRIKAGNPDISHREAFSAAAKNWAHFPHIHFGLMPDQPVKKQNVCQQEGEDVLMKDGFLSTAANVGVSPY; via the exons ATGTCCTCATCATCCGCCGCTTTTGTTCCGCAGCACCACCACCATCTCCCCCCCTCCGAGAAGCTCTGCTACGTCCACTGCACCTACTGCAACACCGTCCTCGCG GTCGGCGTGCCCTGCACCAGCCTCTTCAAGACCGTCACCGTGCGATGCGGGAACTGCTCCAACCTCCTCTCCGTCACCGTCGACATGCGCAGCCTCCTCCTCCCCCCGCCCTCCAATCACCTCCATCTCGCCCACTCTTTCTTCCCCCCTCAGAATCTCCTC GAGGAGATCCGAAGCTCGCCTTCCGCTCTGCTGCCGAATCACAATGAGCCATTTTTCCCGATTCACGACCTCCCCAAGCCTCCAGTAGCTAACAGAC CCCCGGAGAAAAGACAGAGAGTGCCATCTGCTTACAACCGGTTCATCAA GGACGAGATCCAACGTATTAAAGCTGGAAACCCTGATATTAGCCACAGAGAGGCGTTCAGTGCCGCTGCCAAAAAT TGGGCCCACTTTCCTCATATTCACTTTGGACTGATGCCAGATCAACCCGTGAAGAAGCAAAATGTGTGCCAACAG GAAGGGGAGGATGTTTTGATGAAAGATGGGTTTCTTTCTACTGCTGCAAACGTGGGCGTGTCTCCCTACTAG
- the LOC121801004 gene encoding protein GRAVITROPIC IN THE LIGHT 1-like has product MVELEGAPPPPISDMFQKFALAFKTKTYELFAEEDAYTAVDSDCDVTLLLDSAEEFIPHQKVVVIKPDSGPENSDSDLIRALIPSLFATLSSFEASYLQFQAAHVPEIDHDALEQADKSIVSILQKLTEMKNFYKESKRKGPGLSGGFVFPAASIWEFQVQENQSKLRVLETIVNTQQSQIDVKDDEAIELRKKLDRIRAGNSELMQKLGLKEGGEGLGLEVMLTVRVFEAMLRDSVKSMRCFVKLLIDLMRRAGWDLEEAANSVYSGMNYTRKGHFRYAFLSYVCLGMFQNFDRTDFGLCDSETITNANGTKRIENSSMIDGDYLRQLIEHVANNPMEMVSKNPKCGFSRFCGRKYEELIHPTMESSIFTNLDRKDKVLDSWKSLSVFYESFVRTASSIWLLHMLAYSFKPVVEIFQVERGVEFSMVYMEDVLGRCGLPPGKTRPRVGFTVVPGFKVGRTVVQSQVYLTDLKHVE; this is encoded by the coding sequence ATGGTGGAACTCGAGggagctccgccgccgccgattTCCGATATGTTTCAGAAATTCGCCCTCGCTTTCAAGACCAAAACCTACGAGCTCTTCGCCGAAGAAGACGCCTACACCGCCGTCGACTCCGATTGCGACGTTACGCTCCTCCTCGACTCCGCCGAGGAATTTATCCCCCACCAGAAAGTCGTTGTCATCAAGCCAGACTCGGGCCCGGAGAATTCGGATTCGGACTTGATTCGGGCTTTAATCCCCTCTCTCTTCGCCACTCTCTCCTCCTTTGAAGCTTCGTATTTGCAGTTTCAAGCGGCGCATGTGCCGGAAATCGACCACGACGCCCTCGAGCAGGCTGATAAGTCCATAGTCTCGATTCTGCAGAAATTGACCGAGATGAAGAATTTTTACAAGGAATCGAAGCGAAAGGGGCCGGGGTTGAGTGGCGGTTTTGTATTCCCTGCAGCGTCGATTTGGGAATTTCAGGTGCAGGAGAATCAGAGCAAGCTTAGGGTTTTGGAGACGATAGTGAATACGCAGCAGTCGCAGATTGATGTCAAGGATGACGAAGCGATCGAATTGAGGAAAAAATTGGACAGAATTAGGGCTGGAAATTCCGAATTGATGCAGAAATTGGGGTTGAAAGAGGGAGGTGAAGGTTTGGGCTTGGAGGTTATGCTGACTGTTAGGGTTTTCGAGGCAATGCTGCGTGATTCAGTGAAATCTATGCGGTGTTTTGTGAAATTGCTGATTGATCTGATGAGAAGAGCAGGGTGGGATTTGGAAGAAGCAGCCAACTCTGTTTATTCAGGTATGAATTACACCAGAAAGGGCCATTTCCGGTATGCATTTCTCTCTTATGTTTGCTTAGGAATGTTTCAGAATTTCGACAGAACTGATTTTGGATTATGCGATTCTGAGACTATCACCAATGCTAATGGCACTAAACGAATCGAAAATAGTTCTATGATTGATGGTGATTATCTGAGGCAGTTAATAGAGCATGTTGCCAATAATCCCATGGAGATGGTGAGCAAGAATCCGAAGTGCGGGTTCTCTCGGTTTTGTGGGAGGAAGTACGAAGAACTCATTCATCCGACAATGGAGTCTTCCATCTTTACCAACCTAGACAGGAAAGATAAGGTGTTGGATTCGTGGAAGTCGTTGAGTGTGTTCTACGAGTCGTTTGTTAGGACAGCGAGCTCGATATGGCTGCTTCACATGCTGGCTTATTCGTTTAAGCCCGTGGTAGAGATATTTCAGGTGGAGAGAGGGGTGGAGTTCTCAATGGTGTACATGGAGGATGTCTTGGGTAGGTGTGGTTTGCCCCCCGGGAAGACTAGGCCGCGTGTAGGGTTCACGGTTGTGCCCGGTTTCAAGGTGGGGAGAACTGTTGTTCAGTCACAAGTTTATCTCACTGATTTGAAACATGTTGAGTAG